A genomic stretch from Sphaerodactylus townsendi isolate TG3544 linkage group LG15, MPM_Stown_v2.3, whole genome shotgun sequence includes:
- the LOC125445328 gene encoding misshapen-like kinase 1, whose protein sequence is MPGRKVGLCDRNIFDQPENGASFQSFADLPHRPLLVELTVEEGQRLKVIYGSCAGFHAIDVDSGNTYDIYIPVHIQSQISPHAIIFLPNTEGMEMLLCYEDEGVYVNTYGRIIKDVVLQWGEMPTSVAYICSNQIMGWGEKAIEIRSVETGHLDGVFMHKRAQRLKFLCERNDKVFFASVRSGGSSQVYFMTLNRNCIMNW, encoded by the exons ATGCCGGGGAGAAAGGTGGGCCTATGCGATAGAAATATTTTCGACCAACCAGAGAACGGTGCTTCGTTTCAGTCTTTTGCCGACCTGCCTCACCGGCCGCTGCTGGTGGAACTGACTGTGGAGGAGGGCCAGCGGCTCAAAGTGATCTACGGGTCCTGTGCCGGTTTCCATGCCATAGATGTGGACTCCGGCAACACCTACGACATCTACATCCCAGTGCAT ATCCAGTCCCAAATCTCCCCCCATGCCATCATCTTCCTGCCCAACACTGAAGGGATGGAAATGCTGCTCTGCTACGAGGACGAAGGCGTCTACGTCAACACCTACGGTCGCATCATCAAGGACGTGGTGCTGCAATGGGGGGAGATGCCCACCTCTGTTG cttaCATCTGCTCCAATCAAATCATGGGTTGGGGGGAGAAAGCCATTGAAATCCGCTCCGTGGAGACGGGCCACCTGGACGGGGTCTTCATGCACAAACGGGCCCAGCGCCTGAAGTTCTTGTGTGAGCGGAACGACAAG GTCTTCTTCGCCTCGGTGCGCTCCGGAGGCAGCAGCCAGGTCTACTTCATGACGCTGAACAGAAACTGCATTATGAACTGGTGA